ctttgtttgtttttcaattctttccaCCACCTTAGTCATTTGgaattaattgattttcttctttacctatgttttttttatcttccttTCACATTCACCTCTTcatccttattattttttcatgttgTTCCTTTTTAATGTGTTTGCTCATGGTATTAGGTAATAGTTCgtcattttaactatttttgtttcctcCCATAATTACTTGCATTCAAGATATTTACAGCAGTAGTTTTAATTCATATGCTTTGAATATctataaaatcttttgttttgtaGATATACCAATTTAGATTGGTTGATCTaacaaatactttattttaatttttgtcgtATAAGTATTGCCGTCTTTTTGGTTCGGGTAGCTACGACAATGTTCCTCTAAAggctaatataaaaataaaaattcatgtgaATTCTTAACGTAttgtcttttatatatatatatatatatatatatatatatatatatatatatatatatatatatatatatatatatatatatatatatatatatatatatatatgacttaGGAGAAGAGGATAAACGCttctattttcacttttattacatccttacttatgaaaaatGGTAGctcatgtaaatatattttgtcatctttttaagtgattttaagATTATTTTATACAAACTTTTGAATAGATTATtttgagagattcatataaagataatgtgaagtattttcatttttattgtgAGCCGCAATTTTATATCTATTTTACTTTAgtagttttcttttatttggaaATTGGTTTTTAACACTTTAGTTTATCATTTCTTTATAAAGGAATTTTAATGATTTGGTGGATAAGTCGGTGCACATGCCATGTAAAGAAaggtaaaattatttataaaattgttactattgtattttgttactattgtattttccatattataatataaaacaacgcatcacatccgtgcatcgcacgggtaagggtctagttagGATTTAAACCCTTTCACCTCACACGCAACACCTCCCATTTACTTTTAACACCTCcccttttttttccttatttctttcttttctataATTGGTGGGCTCTTCGGTATTTTCTCGTGCACCATctaaatttaccaaaatacTCTGCTCACAACTAATAAAAATCTTATCGTTTTGTCCACCATGAcccataaaattattttaaatgaaaCACGTAACACCCTAATATTTCGAGCCTAAAATTaagctttttttataaaaaaaaaaaaaaaaaaaacggaaatttttataataaaatatttgaatgatTCTTAAATTAAACTAGATAAAGCATTTTAAAAACAAAGATTGAaatgcaaaataaataataatcattTTGGACCGGGCAATGGATCAAAGGATAAATTAGTTAGGCCCAATAAGTTCAAAAGTAACAAAGCCCAATCAAAGTGATCCATGAAGACTCAGTAGGCGAGATGGCGAGACAACATGACGTGGCGAGATGAAGTGATGTTGCGCCAACGGGTTTTGGACATTGGGTCGCGTCCAAAATATCTTCTTCTCGCCAAACTATCAATTGTTTAGCTTCACGTGGAAGAAATCATCACCCCCATAAACCTCCATAGCCTGGAAAGGATAACCACCCCTATTCTTGCGCTGGTTCGTCGGAGAAGACAGTGGTGGCCGAAGTTCTAGGAGAtcaaacttggagaagaaggaatttGCAGCCTATAAATAGCTTCATATTTTCATTGTGAAGGATAACACATTTTTTATCAGTCCATATTTGATAAACTTATGTAACATTATTCTTATATTACTACTAATATAACCCCTTTGAGTGTTCACCTGAACACATTCATAACAATTCAATttccaaaaaagaaaagtaaataaaatccCTAAATAACATCTTGAACTCTAACTATGGAGTATGGACCATAGGGTAACAAAGATCCAAAGATAGCATCAAGCATCATCGTTTTCCGGTGTCAAACAAGTAATGatctaaaaatattatatgcatGTAGAGGATTGCGAtctaaaaacaacatataaatcaAAGTATGTAGCGAAAAAAACATACATGACACGACAAAAAACATAACACAACATCTCACATAACATATTGCATTTTCAACAACACACgaataataacttttttaaaatagttattTTACTAGCTGTTTggtaaatataatttatttttcaaatattattttaagtagGTTTATAACTTatcttttttcttctaatttttccacttacaattttatttgaaaaaattaaatataagtgAGTTCAACCATTAATCCTATTGCGGGACCTTGACTTGACTGCAACAAATTGACGACAGTGATGCACCCATCCTCAAAACCAAGGATCCATCCCTACCCTACACACATTACTTGTTTTGTGTTGTGCTGCTCCTTTTTCAACAAGTTACTTGTCACTTTCTCATCACTTCACTTCTTGTTTTGGTATCgtgtcaaataaaataaaaaacaaacacatttgaGACACACTCAGTGAAGACgctactactactactttgCTGTTCCATTCCTGATTCCACCGACAAACACAACACAATGGAGACTGTTGGTTCTACAAGGCTTGGTCGAGCTTCTTCTCGTTACGGTGCACCTGCTGTGTTCAATGGTCGTGTTAGAAAATGGGAGAAGAAATGGGTTCATGTTTCTCCTTCTTCTTTTAACAACAACTCTAAAAATAAGAATGATAATGGTAACGACAAATCTCGTTTACTTCTCCGACGTTGGACTCCGGTTACTaacacttcttcttcttctgctgCTGATGAGCCACCCAGAAGGAAGTTTCGTTATACTCCTGtatgtttgttttaattttgcttttaaagttcaaaaaaataattggggTTTTAGTTTTGTGTTATAAAGTTTCGATTTTTATTGTTGTGATGTGTTGATTGGTTGCAATGTTTTGTTGGGTTTGTGGATTTTTGTTTAGAAAGTGATTGTTATGTGAAGAAGAGTGTTAGGGTTTTGTTGTATTGTGTTGTGTTGGAATGTAAACTATGAAGCACGAAGACTTCATAaattaggcgtgtcccggtgTCTGACACGACACAGACACGCGATTATAccaaattatgtcattttttcaaaattattgtcaGCCGTCAGTGTCTGTGTTGTGTCTGATGTTCGTGTCTATATCTGTGCTTTATAGGAATGTATGCATGTGGGTTGAATTGGAATTTGAGGTACTGACTCATGGTTCTAAATTGGGGTCGCGGTTGTAGTTACATTACACTGCTAAGTGCTAACTATGTATGTATGATATTGCCACAATTGCAGTTGTGATATAGTTGCAAAGACCTATAAAATCATTATACTGTTGCACAATTGCAGTGTCGGTTTCAATTTAGAACTATGATAAGAAGAGAAGCTGCTTTCTTTGAGTTTCTGTAGTTTGCATTTCAATTGGTTCCATGTTTGTTGAGGTTATGGTACAAGGTATTAGGGTGAAGATTGTGGGTAGAAAGAGGGGCTATATAATCCTATAATAGAACATTAAGATATTATGCGATTCATGTAGCCCACCCCATCTAGTTGGCTAAAGCTTGGACGTTGTTGTTGAATACAAAGAGGGTTTTGTCCTATGTAATACCAACACTTTAGATTGAAGGTGTCTCTAGTGTCCAACACATAGAGTTACATGcaatcactttcattttctGAAATAATTATCGGTGTCTACGTATCGGTGTCTACGTATCAGTGTCACGTGTTAGGGTCGTGTATGGTGTCTAGTCGGTGATTTATAGGTGTTACATTATTTTGTGTGGTTTTCTATGTGGGTGAATCAATCATTGGTTATAGGGTTCTTTAATTGGacttttgaaaagaaaagaactcCCAATCATGAAACATTGCCAGATAAAACTGGGTCGTGTATGATCTTATCAATTACCATCTCCTTTGGTGCATTACGGTTTTGGTTCAATAATTGTTTTTCGTTATAAGTGAGATTGGTCATCAATGTCATGATGCAGATTGCTGCGCTAGAAGAACAGAAAAAGGGGGTTGCGGAAAAGGTTGAAAATGAATCCACAATTGAGAGTGACCAGATGAAAGTTAGACAGACAGATGTGAATCATGGGGTGCACAGGAAGCTGaatatgaatgaaattttgGACAACACAAAGGTAAAGTAACTGGATTTTTATCGTTTCTGGTTTGAATGGTTTTAAACATATTTCCTCTGATGATTATCACATCATAGGGATTAATTCAAGGGTGTGGTGTGGTCTTCTGATTTCTGTATTTAGTAAACATTGGGTAAGGATCATATCATTTGTGTACATGCATTATAACTTAACACCATGTAAGAACTAAGAACTGCTATCGTTTGTCCCCAAAAACTAGAAATAATCCTGAAATATTTCCGATTCAGATATTTATACTTTGCGGACTTTGTGCTCTGTTCTAGATTATCAAAAGTCAGTTCTAACTTTGGATATAAGAGGAGGATTGTGTTAGACAATTAAATGGACAAACATATAATTATGGTGTATTGATGTTAGGCCATTACTTTGCTTGTTTGTAACAGAACATAACTAGGGAAAAATGCACAGAACCACAAAACATTTTGGTTCAGTTCTGGATAAAAAGTAGGTAATTTGGTTCGTCAGTATTGTCAAGTAATGGTTTTAGCGAAGTGGAATTTTAACAAAATGATATCTATCTGCGATACACAAATAGCAATGCTATAGCATATAGCACTGTAGTGTAGCAGAATAGGAACAGACTGCTATTTTCTGTAATCTGCAATTGACAACACTATGCTCGGTTCATGCGAACTATTTTCCCGGTTCAGTTCGGTTTTTATCTACCCGAACTGAACCATGGTATAGGTAGTTTCTTTTATGATAGTGCGAAAaggtgtttcttttgttgtatGTGAAGTATAACATAATAATGATCAATAACATCGGCTTACATATATTTCTATTGGTGTTGCAGGACTCAAACATGAATAAGTTGGATCTTGATTTGGACTTCCAAGGAAACAATGGTGAAAACAACCAGGACAGTGATGACTGATGATCATATGGGAAAAAATTATCTAGTGGGTGGTCCATGAACTACAAAGATATCACGCGGCATGCTATATAagcatatatatagttagttTGTCAGTTAGAATGTTGTATATAGTTAGTACTTCGTACTTATCTAGTGCATGTAGCATCAGCAACTAGTTGATGAGCATAGTTGAAGTTGAGACTAAAAAAGTAGCTGAAGTTTGCTTATTCTGATAATTAAAAGTCAGTTATTTTGGTTGATTGCATATTTTCTTTGGTTGATAAAAGTCAGTTTAATTTGGGATTAGcccttttttaataataaaattatatatatatatatatatatatatatatatatatatatatatatatatatatatatatatatatatatatatatatatctcaagTTTCTCAATATTATTAGTCTCTTCCATTGAATTGCTCAAAATTCCCCCACCTACTAAAAGATATTTTCTGATAGTGTATTTTGCTAGTGTGAGCAAACACAGGAAGAGAAGAACAATCATCATTTTGTTAGTCTATAGATTGAGCAAAAACATGGTGCTAGTACGTGtagtttttatttcttcttcttatacAATGTACCAGTAGTTATTCATAACAATAATTTCGGTTTATTTGCTTGTATAGGGATAAGTATCAAGGGAAATGATttagaaaggaaaacaaattcaggttgatagtttttttaaaaaaacaaaaaaaacaaaggtaTACTCTGCGCGTGCAACTACAACATTTACACTGGTTTACTCAAACCAATGAagaaaatctcaatttttttaccaaacacagaTGTGTGCTACTATAAAACCACTAATTTTACGACATCCAAATGCATCCAAATACAGACACTTATGAAGTTTGTATGTACACTTCTACGAAAAATTAGGGGGTTTTAGTCACAAGGGCGGGTGAAAGCACCCCCCACCCTTTCATTCGGAAGCCGTCAGCCAAAAAGAATTATACACTAGGGGGCCgtttgaatttgacttatttttgagcttcaaaaaataacttatataaataaataaacttttatgttaattaatttataagtttgacctaagaaacaaatattatatatttataagcgattttctcataaactacattgaaaaatttataataatacataaaaacttatttatttgtataagttgtttcgcaaaagctcaaaaataagtcaatccaaagaGACCCTAGATGTCGGGGATAGTTCCATCCAACATCGTCGcccttttaaaatgataaattatgcaaaaatacaaataaaagtaGTAATGAAGAAAATGCAAGGTCAAGAGTCACACCAGATCAATTAAGAAAACAGTTGCATCCCCTCAAGACTTTCCCTTCAAATTTTACAACGACTGATCTTTGCCCCTTACAAATTATGATTTGCTAACAGAAAGGGACAATACTACACTAGATAGCTCAAAAATAAATGAGGGATATGTAGAAATCCCCCACTACAAAGAGTTAATTATAATGAATCA
This portion of the Trifolium pratense cultivar HEN17-A07 linkage group LG3, ARS_RC_1.1, whole genome shotgun sequence genome encodes:
- the LOC123918959 gene encoding uncharacterized protein LOC123918959, giving the protein METVGSTRLGRASSRYGAPAVFNGRVRKWEKKWVHVSPSSFNNNSKNKNDNGNDKSRLLLRRWTPVTNTSSSSAADEPPRRKFRYTPIAALEEQKKGVAEKVENESTIESDQMKVRQTDVNHGVHRKLNMNEILDNTKDSNMNKLDLDLDFQGNNGENNQDSDD